In Clostridium sporogenes, one genomic interval encodes:
- a CDS encoding aminoacyl-histidine dipeptidase, translated as MLENLQPKSVFHFFEELTKIPHGSGDERRISDYLVNFAKERNLKVIQDKSLNVIIRKPATKGYENAPTVIIQGHMDMVCEKVKESDHDFEKDPLKLRIDGDYLYATGTTLGGDDGIAVAYGLAVLDSKDIAHPSIEFVATTSEETGMYGAMGLDTSKLNGKVLLNIDSEEEGIFLVSCSGGVNPIVSIPKEHEKATGQFVQIEIKGLNGGHSGMEIIKQRANANKLMGRVLYDLKNKVDFNLVEINGGSKHNAIALHANSVLTIDENKFNEVKEVCNKVEQAFQNEFRVEDPNIKIIVEKVDSREKQLTKKVTENIINFLVLVPYGVQTMSKDIEGLVESSLNIGIVENKEEEIKVTIAVRSSVSTLQLEVVNRIEALCSLIGAKCVREDEYPAWQFDPESKIKDLCVEIYTKLYEKPEVSAIHAGLECGLFKGTMKDTDMISLGPNLYDVHTPNEHLSISSVERIWKFLVELLKNIK; from the coding sequence ATGTTAGAAAATTTACAACCAAAATCAGTATTTCATTTTTTTGAGGAATTAACTAAAATACCACATGGATCAGGGGATGAAAGAAGAATAAGTGATTATTTAGTTAATTTTGCAAAAGAAAGAAATTTAAAAGTTATTCAAGATAAATCTTTAAATGTAATAATAAGAAAACCAGCTACAAAAGGCTACGAAAATGCTCCCACTGTAATTATTCAAGGCCATATGGATATGGTTTGTGAAAAGGTTAAGGAAAGTGATCATGATTTTGAAAAAGATCCTTTAAAATTAAGAATAGATGGAGATTATTTATATGCTACAGGTACAACACTAGGGGGAGATGATGGGATTGCTGTTGCTTATGGGCTAGCTGTGTTAGATTCAAAGGATATAGCGCATCCCAGTATAGAATTTGTTGCTACAACTTCAGAAGAAACAGGTATGTATGGTGCTATGGGGCTAGATACTTCTAAATTAAATGGAAAAGTTTTGTTGAATATTGACTCAGAAGAGGAAGGAATATTTCTAGTTAGTTGTTCTGGTGGAGTAAATCCTATAGTTTCTATACCAAAAGAACATGAAAAAGCTACAGGTCAGTTTGTACAAATTGAAATAAAAGGATTGAATGGTGGACATTCAGGTATGGAAATTATAAAACAAAGAGCAAATGCTAATAAGTTAATGGGAAGAGTTTTATATGACCTAAAGAATAAAGTAGATTTTAATCTTGTTGAGATAAATGGTGGATCAAAACATAATGCTATTGCTTTACATGCTAATTCAGTATTAACAATAGATGAAAATAAATTTAATGAAGTTAAAGAAGTTTGCAATAAAGTTGAGCAAGCTTTCCAAAATGAATTTAGAGTAGAGGATCCTAACATAAAAATTATAGTTGAAAAGGTAGATAGTAGAGAAAAACAGTTAACTAAAAAGGTAACAGAAAATATAATAAATTTCTTGGTATTAGTTCCTTATGGAGTTCAAACTATGAGTAAAGATATAGAGGGTTTAGTTGAAAGTAGTTTAAATATTGGCATAGTTGAAAATAAGGAAGAGGAAATTAAAGTTACAATAGCTGTTAGAAGTTCAGTAAGTACTTTACAACTAGAAGTCGTAAATAGAATAGAGGCTCTATGTTCATTAATAGGTGCAAAATGTGTTAGGGAAGATGAGTATCCAGCATGGCAATTTGATCCAGAATCTAAAATAAAAGATTTATGTGTTGAGATATACACTAAATTATATGAAAAACCAGAAGTATCAGCTATACATGCAGGATTGGAATGTGGATTGTTTAAGGGTACTATGAAAGATACTGATATGATAAGTTTAGGACCAAATTTATATGATGTTCATACGCCAAATGAACACTTAAGTATATCTTCAGTAGAAAGAATATGGAAATTCTTAGTGGAACTATTAAAGAACATAAAATAA
- the mgtA gene encoding magnesium-translocating P-type ATPase, whose product MINKRKVNVQSVEQENTKKLFNFSKMDLQKVYKELNTDIKGLTINEVENRIEQYGLNQVEHEKPIPWYVQLFKAFINPFVLVLLVLAGVSLITDVILVAPEDRSFTTVIVVGVMVTISGLLKFSEEFKSNKAAEKLKQLVRTTAAVYRKESDIKEIDMSEIVPGDIVYLAAGDMIPADVRIITSKDLFVSQSSLTGESEPVEKYSVLKNANEDLSVSELDNICLLGTNIISGSATAVVISTGNDTYLGTMASTLTETKNLTSFEKGINSVSMLLIKFMFVMVPIVFFINGITKGNWLEALLFAISIAVGLTPEMLPMIVTTNLAKGAVVMAKRKTVVKKLDAIQNFGAMDVLCTDKTGTLTLDKIVVERYLNIHGEQDQRVLRHAYLNSFYQTGLRNLMDIAILEHGNEKGFKELEKNYLKVDEIPFDFVRRRMSVVLKNNEGKRQLITKGAVEEMLSICTLAEYKGEVVELTEDIKNKVLRMVTRLNNEGMRVIAIAQKNNIADENNFSVKDESNMVLMGYVGFLDPPKDSAKDAIKALNENGVAVKILTGDNDAVTLKICKEVGLKITNVLLGNEVEKMGDDKLAEIVENTNVFAKLSPLQKSRIIKILQNKGHTVGFMGDGINDAAALRQADVGISVDTAVDIAKESADIILLEKNLMVLEEGVIEGRKVFGNIIKYIKMTASSNFGNVFSVLVASMFLPFLPMLPIHLLIQNLFYDISQISIPWDTMDKEYLRKPRKWNASDIGRFMIFIGPVSSIFDIITYLVMWFVFKANTPAMQSLFQSGWFIEGLLSQTLIVHMIRTKKIPFVQSRATAPVLLLTGIIMTAGICIPFTSFGASIGLQPLPLLYFSWLIGILLAYCVLTQSIKRLYIKKFNSWL is encoded by the coding sequence ATGATAAATAAAAGAAAAGTGAATGTGCAAAGTGTAGAACAAGAAAATACAAAAAAACTTTTTAACTTTAGTAAAATGGACTTACAAAAAGTATATAAAGAACTGAATACTGATATAAAAGGGCTAACAATCAACGAGGTAGAAAACAGAATTGAACAATACGGATTAAACCAAGTGGAACATGAGAAACCAATACCATGGTATGTACAGTTGTTTAAAGCCTTTATTAATCCTTTTGTATTAGTCTTATTAGTTCTTGCCGGTGTATCTTTAATAACTGATGTTATTTTAGTAGCACCAGAAGATAGAAGTTTCACAACCGTAATTGTGGTTGGTGTAATGGTAACAATAAGCGGTCTTTTAAAATTTTCTGAAGAGTTTAAATCAAATAAGGCTGCTGAAAAACTAAAGCAATTAGTAAGAACAACTGCTGCTGTATATAGAAAAGAATCAGATATTAAAGAGATAGATATGTCTGAAATTGTACCTGGAGATATAGTGTATCTTGCAGCAGGAGATATGATACCTGCTGATGTAAGAATAATAACAAGCAAAGATTTATTTGTAAGTCAATCCTCTTTAACAGGAGAATCTGAGCCTGTCGAAAAGTATTCAGTTTTAAAGAATGCAAATGAAGATTTAAGTGTAAGCGAACTTGATAATATATGTTTATTAGGTACTAATATTATAAGTGGAAGTGCTACTGCAGTAGTTATATCAACAGGAAATGACACATATCTTGGAACTATGGCGTCAACACTTACAGAAACTAAAAACTTGACGAGTTTTGAAAAAGGCATAAATAGTGTGAGTATGCTTCTTATAAAATTTATGTTTGTTATGGTTCCCATAGTATTTTTTATAAATGGTATTACAAAAGGAAATTGGCTAGAAGCTTTGCTTTTTGCAATATCCATAGCTGTTGGATTAACACCAGAAATGCTTCCAATGATTGTTACAACTAATCTTGCTAAAGGTGCTGTGGTTATGGCAAAACGCAAAACTGTGGTTAAAAAGCTTGATGCTATACAAAATTTTGGAGCAATGGATGTTCTTTGTACTGATAAAACAGGAACTTTGACCTTGGATAAAATTGTTGTTGAAAGATACCTAAATATACATGGGGAACAAGATCAGAGAGTTTTGAGGCATGCCTATTTAAATAGTTTTTATCAGACAGGGCTTCGTAATTTAATGGATATAGCTATATTAGAACATGGAAACGAAAAAGGTTTTAAGGAACTCGAAAAAAATTATTTGAAGGTAGATGAAATTCCCTTTGATTTTGTAAGAAGAAGAATGTCTGTTGTATTGAAAAATAATGAAGGTAAGAGACAGCTTATAACAAAAGGCGCTGTGGAAGAAATGCTTTCAATTTGTACTTTAGCAGAATATAAAGGAGAAGTTGTAGAACTTACTGAAGATATAAAAAATAAAGTGCTTCGTATGGTTACAAGATTAAATAATGAGGGCATGAGAGTTATTGCAATAGCACAAAAAAATAATATTGCAGATGAGAATAACTTTAGTGTAAAAGACGAAAGTAATATGGTTCTTATGGGATATGTAGGATTCTTGGATCCACCAAAGGATTCTGCAAAAGATGCAATAAAAGCACTCAATGAAAATGGTGTAGCTGTAAAAATATTAACTGGTGATAATGATGCAGTAACCTTAAAAATATGTAAAGAAGTAGGATTAAAAATTACTAATGTACTTTTAGGAAATGAAGTAGAAAAGATGGGTGATGATAAGTTAGCTGAGATTGTTGAAAATACTAATGTTTTTGCCAAACTTTCTCCACTTCAAAAATCAAGAATAATAAAAATACTTCAAAATAAAGGGCATACAGTAGGTTTTATGGGCGATGGTATAAATGATGCTGCTGCGCTACGTCAAGCAGATGTTGGTATTTCTGTTGATACTGCAGTAGATATTGCAAAAGAATCTGCAGATATAATTTTATTAGAAAAAAATCTTATGGTGCTAGAAGAAGGCGTTATAGAAGGAAGAAAGGTTTTCGGAAACATTATAAAGTATATAAAGATGACTGCTAGCTCTAATTTTGGTAATGTATTTAGTGTATTGGTTGCTAGTATGTTTCTACCATTTTTGCCTATGTTACCAATTCATCTTTTAATACAGAATTTATTTTATGATATATCTCAGATCTCTATTCCATGGGATACAATGGATAAAGAGTATTTAAGAAAGCCTAGAAAATGGAATGCTAGTGATATTGGAAGATTTATGATTTTTATTGGACCAGTAAGTTCTATATTTGATATAATAACTTATTTAGTAATGTGGTTTGTATTTAAAGCTAATACTCCAGCAATGCAATCATTATTCCAATCAGGTTGGTTTATAGAAGGACTTTTATCTCAGACTCTTATTGTACACATGATAAGAACTAAAAAGATACCTTTTGTTCAAAGTAGAGCTACAGCTCCTGTGCTTTTATTAACAGGAATTATAATGACAGCAGGTATTTGTATACCTTTTACATCCTTTGGAGCCTCTATTGGATTACAACCATTACCACTTTTATATTTTTCATGGCTTATAGGAATTTTATTAGCTTATTGTGTGCTAACACAATCTATAAAAAGACTATATATTAAAAAGTTTAATAGCTGGTTATAA
- a CDS encoding bifunctional 3,4-dihydroxy-2-butanone-4-phosphate synthase/GTP cyclohydrolase II: MSYKFNTIEEAIEDIKNGKIIVVVDDEDRENEGDLLMAAEKVTSETINFMAKEGRGLICAPVKKSRLEALEIYQMVHKNKDNFGTAFTVSVDAVGTSTGISALDRAFTVSKIVDPNSKPEDFLKPGHVFPLAAKDGGVLVRAGHTEAAVDMARLAGFSEAGVICEIMNEDGTMARVPQLMEFVKKHNLKIITIADLIEYRSKEEKLIKALKPVKLPSKYGNFTAIGYENLITGEEHVALVKGDVKGEEPVLVRVHSECLTGDVFGSLRCDCGEQIAKALMKIEEEGKGVLVYMRQEGRGIGLLNKLKAYALQDEGMDTIEANLALGFPEDLRDYGIGAQILRDLGVKNIKLMTNNPKKISGLSGYGIKIVDRVPIDMGCKKENINYLKTKKDKMGHLIDIM; this comes from the coding sequence ATGAGTTATAAATTTAATACTATAGAAGAAGCTATAGAGGATATAAAAAATGGGAAAATTATTGTAGTTGTAGATGATGAAGATAGGGAAAATGAAGGGGATCTTTTGATGGCAGCAGAAAAAGTTACTTCAGAGACTATAAATTTTATGGCTAAAGAGGGAAGAGGACTTATTTGTGCTCCCGTAAAAAAATCTAGACTGGAAGCATTAGAAATATATCAAATGGTACATAAAAATAAAGACAATTTTGGTACGGCCTTTACCGTATCAGTGGATGCAGTAGGCACATCCACAGGAATATCTGCATTGGATAGAGCCTTTACCGTATCAAAAATAGTAGATCCAAATTCCAAACCAGAGGATTTTTTAAAGCCAGGTCATGTGTTTCCTTTAGCAGCCAAAGATGGAGGAGTTTTAGTTAGAGCAGGACATACAGAAGCAGCAGTAGATATGGCAAGACTAGCAGGTTTTTCTGAAGCAGGAGTTATATGTGAAATAATGAATGAGGATGGGACTATGGCAAGGGTGCCACAGCTTATGGAATTTGTAAAAAAACATAATTTAAAAATAATAACTATAGCAGATTTAATTGAATACAGAAGTAAAGAAGAAAAATTAATAAAGGCACTAAAACCAGTAAAGCTTCCTTCTAAATATGGAAATTTTACTGCTATAGGGTATGAAAATTTAATAACTGGAGAAGAACATGTAGCTTTAGTAAAAGGAGATGTAAAAGGAGAGGAACCAGTACTAGTTAGAGTACATTCAGAATGTTTAACAGGAGATGTATTCGGGTCTTTAAGATGCGATTGTGGTGAGCAAATAGCTAAAGCTCTCATGAAAATAGAAGAAGAAGGAAAAGGAGTTTTAGTATATATGAGACAAGAAGGAAGAGGTATAGGTTTATTAAATAAACTAAAAGCCTATGCTCTTCAAGATGAAGGTATGGATACTATAGAAGCAAATTTAGCTTTAGGATTTCCTGAAGACTTAAGAGATTATGGTATAGGAGCTCAAATATTAAGGGATTTAGGTGTTAAAAATATAAAACTTATGACTAACAATCCTAAAAAAATATCAGGACTTTCAGGTTATGGTATAAAAATAGTAGATAGAGTTCCTATAGATATGGGATGCAAAAAAGAAAATATTAATTATTTAAAAACTAAAAAGGATAAAATGGGACATTTAATTGACATAATGTAG
- a CDS encoding MBL fold metallo-hydrolase, with amino-acid sequence MELTKIKGNSYYINFPTNIGVYIFKNKNCLLIDTGKNKYDGKKIEEVLLENGLHPKYIVNTHSHLDHCGGNLLFKENYPGCLTYTSFKEKLFMENHDLNAAMLFSASPIKLIYKSNKNISVDYILDYGINKINDEKFEVISLKGHSPEQIGFITPEKVCFLGDSIFSDETIKKYSLPYYYDLEESIKSLEIIKNIEADYFVISHCDRVLEKDEIINLVDKNMKNIEKHVNIILELLDQPLTKEDILENLVILEDLNLNFNQYHLYTGALSAFITYLFHKNLIDYSIEDGKLYYFKKL; translated from the coding sequence GTGGAACTTACTAAAATTAAAGGAAATTCTTATTATATAAATTTTCCTACAAACATTGGAGTATATATTTTTAAAAATAAAAATTGTTTATTGATCGATACAGGGAAAAATAAATATGATGGAAAAAAAATAGAAGAGGTTTTATTAGAAAATGGGCTTCATCCAAAATACATAGTAAACACTCATAGTCATTTAGACCATTGTGGTGGTAACCTCTTATTTAAAGAAAATTATCCTGGATGTTTAACTTATACATCCTTTAAAGAAAAACTATTTATGGAAAATCATGACTTAAATGCAGCTATGCTGTTTTCTGCTTCACCAATAAAACTTATATATAAAAGCAATAAAAATATAAGTGTAGATTACATATTAGATTATGGAATAAACAAAATTAATGATGAAAAATTTGAAGTTATAAGTCTTAAGGGCCATTCACCAGAGCAGATAGGATTTATCACACCTGAAAAGGTATGTTTTTTAGGGGACAGTATTTTTAGTGATGAAACAATAAAAAAATATTCTCTTCCTTACTACTATGATTTAGAAGAATCTATAAAGAGTTTAGAAATTATAAAAAATATAGAAGCTGATTATTTTGTTATAAGTCACTGTGATAGAGTATTAGAAAAAGATGAGATAATAAATTTAGTGGATAAAAACATGAAAAATATAGAAAAGCATGTAAATATAATTTTAGAACTTTTAGATCAACCTTTAACTAAAGAAGATATATTAGAAAACCTTGTAATATTAGAAGATTTAAACCTAAACTTTAATCAATATCACTTGTATACCGGGGCTCTAAGTGCCTTTATAACTTACCTTTTCCATAAAAATCTTATTGATTATTCTATAGAAGATGGTAAACTTTATTATTTTAAAAAATTATAA
- a CDS encoding sulfite exporter TauE/SafE family protein, with product MFTILLLCFAGFLAAIIDAIAGGGGLITIPAYLMAGVPPHMALGTNKLCATCSSLTSCFNFAQSGKINLKLFKILAPFSLIGAILGVNAVMGIDANCLNIIVLILLVIVALFSLFSKNVGLKNNFHGLNKKNTLLGIFLSFSVGFYTGFFGPGTGAFMMIGLIGIFKFDFIGASGNSKSLTTISNMASLILFAFHRQINYKLAIPVSLAMIIGAKLGTKIALNKGSKVIKPVFTTISLLIAIKVLYQTIA from the coding sequence TTGTTTACTATTTTACTTCTATGTTTTGCAGGTTTTTTAGCTGCAATCATAGATGCCATAGCTGGTGGTGGAGGACTAATTACTATACCTGCATATTTAATGGCTGGAGTTCCACCCCATATGGCTTTAGGCACAAACAAGCTTTGTGCTACCTGTTCTTCATTAACAAGCTGTTTTAATTTTGCTCAATCTGGAAAGATTAATTTAAAGCTATTTAAAATATTAGCTCCTTTTTCATTAATAGGTGCTATATTAGGTGTTAACGCAGTAATGGGTATTGATGCTAATTGCCTAAACATCATAGTTCTTATTTTATTAGTTATAGTAGCTTTATTCAGTTTATTTTCTAAGAATGTAGGCTTAAAGAATAATTTTCATGGATTAAATAAAAAAAATACCCTACTAGGAATATTTCTATCTTTTTCTGTAGGCTTTTATACAGGTTTTTTTGGTCCTGGTACAGGAGCTTTTATGATGATAGGATTAATTGGGATTTTTAAGTTTGATTTTATAGGGGCTAGTGGAAATTCAAAATCATTAACTACTATAAGCAATATGGCCTCTTTAATATTATTTGCTTTTCATAGACAAATAAACTATAAGCTAGCCATCCCCGTATCCTTAGCAATGATAATTGGTGCTAAGCTTGGAACAAAAATAGCTTTAAATAAAGGTTCTAAAGTAATAAAACCAGTTTTTACTACTATATCTCTTTTAATAGCTATAAAAGTATTATACCAAACCATTGCATAA
- the ribE gene encoding 6,7-dimethyl-8-ribityllumazine synthase encodes MKIYEGKLTAEGLKVGIIVSRFNEFITSKLLAGSIDCLKRHGAKEDNIEICWVPGAFEIPVIAKKMASKGKYDAVICLGAVIRGATPHFDYVSSEVSKGVAHVSLDKEVPVIFGVLTTDTIEQAIERAGTKAGNKGYDAAMSAIEMSNLIKILD; translated from the coding sequence ATGAAAATATATGAAGGGAAATTAACAGCAGAAGGGTTAAAGGTAGGAATAATAGTTTCAAGATTTAATGAGTTTATAACATCAAAATTATTAGCAGGGTCTATAGATTGCTTAAAAAGACATGGAGCTAAAGAAGATAATATAGAAATATGTTGGGTACCCGGCGCTTTTGAAATACCTGTAATAGCAAAAAAAATGGCATCAAAGGGTAAATATGATGCAGTAATTTGTTTAGGAGCAGTAATAAGGGGGGCAACACCTCATTTTGATTATGTATCTAGTGAAGTTTCAAAGGGAGTGGCTCATGTATCATTGGATAAAGAAGTGCCAGTAATATTTGGAGTATTAACTACAGATACCATAGAGCAAGCTATAGAGAGAGCAGGTACAAAGGCAGGGAATAAAGGTTATGATGCAGCTATGTCAGCTATAGAAATGTCAAATTTAATAAAAATTTTAGATTAG
- the ribE gene encoding riboflavin synthase: protein MFTGIVEEVGKILKIEPGKDFLQITIEGNKVLNPLSLGDSVSVNGVCLTVTSFNSNSFTADVMAETLKKSSLKTLSKGSLVNLERAVTLNKPLGGHIVSGHIDGTGEIINIKKEGIATILEAKTKKDLLKYMVPKGSVALDGVSLTLVDIKEKSFTVSLIPHTKEETILMKKNIGSIVNIECDILGKYIYKFINLKKEKETPKNNISLDFLSKTGFL from the coding sequence TTGTTTACAGGTATAGTTGAGGAAGTGGGGAAAATATTAAAAATAGAACCTGGCAAAGATTTTCTTCAAATAACCATAGAGGGGAATAAGGTTTTAAATCCATTAAGTTTGGGAGATAGTGTATCTGTAAATGGAGTATGTCTTACGGTAACCAGTTTTAATAGTAATAGCTTTACTGCAGACGTTATGGCAGAAACATTAAAAAAAAGTAGCCTGAAAACATTATCTAAAGGAAGTTTAGTAAATCTAGAAAGGGCTGTAACTTTAAATAAGCCTTTAGGAGGACATATAGTTTCAGGGCATATAGATGGAACAGGGGAAATAATAAATATAAAAAAAGAAGGAATTGCTACTATATTAGAAGCAAAAACAAAAAAAGATTTACTAAAATATATGGTACCTAAGGGTTCTGTAGCATTAGATGGAGTAAGCTTAACTTTAGTGGATATAAAAGAAAAAAGCTTTACAGTATCTCTAATACCTCATACAAAAGAAGAAACTATATTAATGAAGAAAAATATAGGCAGCATAGTGAATATAGAATGCGATATCTTAGGAAAATATATATATAAATTTATAAATTTAAAAAAAGAAAAAGAAACTCCAAAAAATAATATAAGCTTAGATTTTTTAAGTAAGACAGGATTTTTATAA